GTTGCCGGCGTACCAGGCTCCGGCTTCGTCCACAACGACCGTATGCGGGCCCGCCCCGTCTTCAAGATCGTACCGTTTGAACTCCCCGGATTTCGGGTCGAACGTGGCGACATAATCCCCTGCCTGCCCCACAAACCAGACCTTGTCTTGCGGGCCATACCAGGGATCTCGCGGGCGGGTATTTTCCCATGGCACCATCCACTCGGTGATCTCTACGGTCGGACCGGCAGCCATAGCGGTCAGTGCAGGAAAAGGGAACAGTGCAGATTCCACCCATAGCGCCAGGACAACCAGGACACGGTACATGGATTGCTCCTTTCATTTACCCGGTGGAAGCACTATTGCTGCCCAGATCCGCGCAAGTTTCCTTCCTCCAATTTTAACAAGGCGGACAATCGGGTGCAATTTGCCGCCCGGGGCCCGGGCCGTTCGGGGGCTCGAAGGGCCGGCCGGCTGAATCGGCCCGCGACAGGGAATGGTTAAAGGAACGCATGAAGCAACTCGTTAGCAAATTATGACTCTTGTCCTTTTCTAAGGACGGCCTTGTTTAAAGCAAGAAGGCCGTCCCATACCGGGTCAATGGGGGGCATTTTGTCAACGGCCAGATAAAAAAAAACCCTGGAGATCAGGAGGGTACGTCCCCAGGGCAAAAAGGAAGCTGCGTCCAGCTTCCTGTAAATATTTATGTTATTTTACAATAGTTTGCAGTTGAAGTCAAAATGGGCGCTGCCTCTCTGGGCGCTACCTCTCCCCCAATGCTTTTCTAGAGGACGAACCCATTATTGCTTGTTGGCTGGTCATATTGCATGGTAAATTCACCACACCAAGGGCCGGGGAGGGTCTGGTTTCTTGGCAGGACAAAAGGGGCGACCGGGCAGTAGTGACGACTGCAGCTCGGTCGCCCTCATTCTTCAATAACCCTCAAGCAAACTCTCAAGTTTCCTGAGACATACGAAAACGCCCGACCTGGTTTCAGGCGGGCCTTATTTTGTCTCAGATATCCTTATGATTCAGCACAGAGGTATTCTTTAAGGACAACGCCAAAGTGACTTAGAATTTCATCGGGCCGATTCAATCCCCGGCTCACTCCGCCTCTTCCCCATGCGGCCTCCAGCCAAACACGGCCTTCCTAAGCTCGCACCGATCCTCCGGAGAACTCAGATCCCCATGGACGAGGAGGGCCCGGGCCGGACATCCTCCGCCGCAGTGCCCTTTCGCCGGGCACCCCCGGCAGGTCTCGATCGTTTCGGCCCGGTGGCGGCAGGCTTCGAGCAGCCCGCTCCAGAGAGGAACGGCTTTGGCGATCGTCTCGGACAGGGGCCGCTCGAATGCTCCAGGGGCGGCGAAGGCTTCCGAGTGCAGCAGGGCGCAGGGAAAGAGCCGGCCGTCGGCGGTGAGATAGAGGGTTTCGACGAAGGAACAGCAGCCCGATGTCCCCTGATCGCGGCCGAGCCACCATTCGATGGCGGAGAACCTGCCCAGCTTGTCGTACAGCTTCCGGAATTCCGCATCGTGCCGGTAACGGTCGAGCAGATCGGTGTACTGGGAGGGGAGCGGCGGCTGGAAGGGGGAACCGGAGGCCCGGCCGTGGGAAACCAGGGTCGAACCGACGACCTCCTTCACCCCGAACCAGTCCGCCAGATAGAGCAGGCCGGGAATCTCCGCCATGTTGTGGCGCATCTCGGTGAAGTTGATCGTGATCTTGCGGCCGAAGCCGCTTTCGACCAGGCAGTCCAGTCCGGCCAGGGCCGCCGCGAAGGCGCCTTCTCCGCGGATTTCGTCATGGGTTGCCGGCGTTCCCCCTTCCAGACTGATCTGGAAGGAGAGCCCCTCGAAACGCAGGGAACGCAGGGCGTCGGCATCGCGGTGGGTCAGAAGGGTGGCGTTGGTCTGCAGACGAAGGGAGCGGAGCGACGGCTGGCGGCAGAGGTCGGAGACGAGATCGAACCAGTCGGGTCGGGTGAGGGGCTCGCCGCCGGTCAGACAGATCTCCTCACCTCCCAGGGCCAGAAACTCTTCGACCACTCTGCGGACCTCGGCGACAGGCACATGCCCGGGACGGGGACTCTCAACCAGGCAGTGGGCGCAGTGCAGGTTGCAGTCCCCGGAGATCGCCAGGAAAAGGGTCTTCGGGAGCTTGAGGCCGGCCCTTCGGAGTGTCTCGACGGCCGACCTCTCTGCTTCGGGTCGAATCGGCATCGGTGCGGCCTCGAGTCTGGAGCAGGTCAGGAAAAGATCAAAAGGTGACTTCCTCGATCTCCATATCGTGGAGGTTGATGGAAAGCTTGCGGTTGCGCAGGAGCGTTCCTTCGCCGAGGAGCACCTTGCAGGCTTCGGCAGCCTCCAGGCTGGCGACCACCGCCGGTGTGAAGGAGGGATTGCCGAGCTTCTGCTCGATCCCCTTCCCTCCCTTGAAGTGACGGTAGATCTTCGCGACGCTGTCCTCGCCGGGATAGACGGTGGTGATGTGTCCGTACCATCCGGCGATGGCCCCGTGAACCAGGGGAATCTTCAGGCGGTCGCAGACCTCGGCCAGCTCCAGGCGCACCGGAATGCTGTCCACGGCATCGATGACCACGTCCATGCCGTCGAAGAGATTCGCGCCGTTCTCGCGGCTGAACGCCTCCCGGACGGGCAACAGCCGAACCGCCGGGTTGATCTGGCGGATTCGCGCCTCGGCCGCATCGACCTTCGCCTGGCCCAGGTTCTCGACCGAAGAGAGAAGCTGCCTGTTGAGATTGTGCTCCTCAAAGACGTCGGGATCGATCGCCGTGATGCGCCCCACCCCTAGCCGGGCCAGCTCTTCGAGGATATATCCCCCCAAGCCACCGCACCCGACCACCGCCGCCTTGCTTCGAAAGAGTTTCAGCTGCTGGGGGAGGGAAATCATGTGCCGGTTGCGCTGATAGCGGGCCGGGAGGTATCCGGCCTCAAGGGCCGCCTCTTCGACGGCGGGGCAGGACAGGTCGAAGCGCGCCATCGCCTCCGCCTGCCGGAGCCAGGGCAACAGGTCGCCGTCCGCGTGCTCGGCCAGAAATTCTCTCACCATCGCTTCACCCTCCTCCCAGCAGGGGGAAAATGGCCAGGGTTTCGCCGTCGGCCATAATCCGTTCCAGATCGACATGCCGGCTATTGACCAGGAGAATGCCGAGTTCCGACTCCGGGATCTCCAGCTCCCGCACGATCTGCCGCACCGTCGTCCCTTCGGGGTATTCCCGGTTTTCGAGGGTGAATCGGCCGGTGCGGAAAGTGGCAAAGAGCTTGACGGTAATCTCCATGATTTACTCCTCGAATAGGACGCGCAGAGCGACGGATTCATCGGCCGGGGCGCTCCGGAGTGATTCCTCGAGAAGCCCCGGGTCGGCGGTGCGCCCCTCCAGCAGGATTGAACGGCACCCTTCCCAGAACCCCTGCGGCTGGGCGGCCAGGAACTCCGCGAGATCCGGGGCGGGAAGCCGTATCCCCCTGGCCAGGAAACCGGGTCCGAGTTCGGCCATCAGCAGGTTGAACAGCTTGACTCTGATCTCGCCGTTTCCCTGCGCGCCGTCACCGGCGAAGTCATGGTGGGTGATGTCGCTGCGCATGGCGGAGTAGTAGCCGCCGCACCGCATGGTCGCCCCGACCAGTCCGGGCATGGCGGCCGAAAGCGCCAGGGTGGCCCCGGCGGCGATCCGGCTCGATGCGGGATCGTCGATGGCCCTGGAATTGAGAAATATGGTGGTGATCCGGCCGCTCAGGTAGTCGGGCCGGATTCCGAACTGTTCGCAGAGGAGTTCCCGGATGCTGAACCCGACCCGCGCCCGGATGGTGAATCCCTGCTGCAACAGAGGGAAAAACCACCGAATTGGATCCGGATCTCCCGGACGCCGGGGCGCGAATACGAGGTTGATACTTGTGCTGCGGTTCTCTTTAACCATGAGCTCAGGAATTATCCTTCGATGGGATCACCGGCCAGGTGGCTCAGGTTGCACCCGCGGCAGGTTCCGTAGCGCGCCGGCAGTTGGACGATATTGACGGTGCAGCATTGGGGGCAGAGCCAGGAGGCATACCCGTCAACCTCCCGTCCGGCGAGCTCGCCGAACAGCCATCGATAATAGGCTTTCCAGTCATATTCCGGAGTCTGTCCGGCTTTTTCCACCAGCTGTTCCAGCAGCAAGAGTCCTCCTGGAGGGGGAACGATAACATGTGTTCGACAACTATAACATTCTCATGATTCCAATGGAAGATCGCGGGGGCGGATTCAAACCCGCCCCCGCGCGGGTCTGCTTTACCAGTTGAACACTTCGTCCAGCTCCTCGTCCTTCATGGAGAATACCTGGTTGTGGGGCGCGATCGGGTCGGTATAGAAGAAGCGCGGCAGCCGGTCGTCCTCCTTGGAAAAACCGGCGCGCTTGTTGAAGTCGCGTTCGGCGGAGAGGACCTTCTTGCCGAGATCCACCACGCCGTCGGCCGTAAGCTCGGTGCCGTAGAAGGCGTTGAGCATGTCGAGCAGCGCCTGGAAGGTCTCGGGCTGGTCCATGATCGCGAAGGCGATGAACAGGCACATGCCGGTGGAGTCGATGGCCGCCGTGGCGATCTGCAGGTTGCGGGAAAGCTCCACCTGCCCCTCGGTCTTCAGCGGATCGACGTCGCCGCCGACCTTGAGGATGTTGGTGGCGATGGCGTAGCCGGCCGTGTGGTCGGCGCCCATGGTGGTGGTGGCGTAGGTCACGCCGATCCCCTGGATGGGACGCGGATCGTAGGCCGGAATGGCCTGGTTCTTGACCACCGGCACCTTCTCGACGCCGAACACCTTGCCGGTGATCCCCGCGCCGCAGCCAAGGATGCGTCCCAGAGGCGTCCCCTTGCCGACCTCTTCCATCAGCCGGATGGCGCCTTCCTTGTCGCCGAACTCGATCAGCCCGGCATCCATGGCGACGCCGATGGTGGCGCCCATTTCGATGGTGTCGAGACCGATGTTGTCGTCCATGAAGTCGAGCTTGGCGACGGTGTCGAGGTCGTCGATGCCGCAGTTGCCGCCGTGGGCCCAGACCGTCTCGTATTCCGGCTGCTTGGTGAGGTAATGGCCGTCCTTGTCGTTGTAGATACCCGAACACTGGATGACGCAGCCGCGGTGGCAGCCGTGGGTGGCGGTCCCGCCGCGCTTGATCTCCAGCTCGGCCAGGGCTTCGCCGCTGAGCTTGGCACCGGTGGGGAAGACCCCGGTTTTGAAGTTGTAAGTCGGATAGCCGCCGGCCTCGTTAAGGACGTTGGTCAGCACGTTGGTGCCGTACGCGGGCAGCCCCTCGCCGGTGACCGGATGCTTGCGCAGACCCTCGACGAACTTGCGGTTGGCGTCTCGGTACTTCTCAGGGTCCTTCGGGGCGCGATGCTTCATGCCGGCATCGTCGAGGATGATCGCCTTGACCTTTTTCGAGCCCATGACCGCGCCGACGCCGCCGCGGCCGCAGTGCCGGGTGGGACGCAGTTCCGGGTCGGTGCAGGCGATGGAAGAGCCCAACAGCAGCCGCTCGCCGGCCGAGCCGATGGACATGTAGGCGACTTTGTCGCCGTACTGCTCGCGCAGTTTGGCAACCGTCGGGTAGTTGTCGAGCAGCTTCAGGCTGTTGTCGACTTCGACCTTCACCCCGTCCTTGTTGACGATGATCTTGTAGAGGTCGTCCCCTTCCGGCTTGCCTTCCAGAATGATGGCGGCATAGCCGATCCGGGCCAGCACCTGGGCAGCCTGGCCTCCGGCATTGGATTCCTTGATGGTGCCGGTCAGCGGGCTCTTGCAGCCGACCGAAAGGCGGCCCGTCATGGCTCCGGTGCTGCCGCTGAGCATCCCGGGAGCGATCACCAGCTTATTTTCGGCGCCGAGGGGATGGCACAGGGGATGGACTTCCTTGTTGATGATCAATGAGGTCGTGGCACGGCCGCCCAGACCGGCATATTCGCCGACCGGCTCCGTGGTAATCTTCGGACCGCCCTTGGCCCCCATGTCGATTCTGACTATCTTGTCCATTTCCAAATTTCCTTTCTTGCCACTGTTTACGACTTCTCCTTTCCACCAGGGAGGCAAAGCCGTTTCCGGCCCTACCCTTAGGCCTTTCGCCTTGGGAATTCACCTTTAGGCAACCAGGCTCGGAGATAACGAATATCGTTCAGGCACCGGTCGAAGCGGCCGTACAGTAGTGCAACCGGATGAGCTTTTTTGATGCAATGTGGATGCCACATAACAGAACATCGGTTTACAAATTTATATCTCGCACTATCAGGGTGTTGCATCAGTATATCAAAGATTCAACAGGTTAATCACAAACACTGTTCACTTATATCGATGGGGAATTTCGAAACACTTCCCGCGAAAAGGGGAGCTCCCGTCATTCGGCAGGGTGGGGATATTTACCCCTGTGGTGATTTTTTCCCTATCCATCAGACAACGGCCGGAGAGATGCGCATGCGGTAGCTGGCGAAGCTTCCTTGTCGGATGCAGCCCCAGAGTACCCCGCCGCCGTAGGCCAGTTGCTCCAGAAGATAGTAGAAAAAGAAGAAGGGAACCAGGAGCTTGGGCCTGCGCACGTGGTAGTCGACGCCGCCGACCCAGAGGAAGACAGCCGCCGCCGGAATCCCCAGGGAGGGGAACAGGGCAATCATAAGCGAAAGAGGGAGCAGGTAATATCGCAGGAGATGATATCCCGCGTAATAGGCCAGGCTCGCCGCCGCCCGGCCCCTGGCCAGAAGAACCTCCCCATAGGACAGGGGGATGCCCTGGCGGGCGATCCGTCGATGCGCCAGGGCCGCATCGCTCAGCAGCAGGGCCACGGCCGCGGCGAGGGGAAGGCCGTTCAACAGTACGATACCCGATGCCAGCAGACCCACGATGAGGGCGAGAACGGGAGGAAAGACCATCTTCTTCTGGCGAAGCGGGTGCAGATTCTGCAGCATCCCTTCCGAAGTCCCGTACTCGAAGCGCCGCTTCATGAAAGCCTTCAGCCGGCTGCGGTGCTCATGCCAGACCCGCCCCCGCGGAAGATAGACGATCCGGCCTCCGGCATCGCGCATCCGCCAGGTCAGGTCGACGTCCTCCCCGACCCTGAGTTCCTGCCGGAAGCCGCCGAGGGAGGCAAAGGCACTGCGCCGCACCAGCAGGTTGCAGCTCGGCAGATAAAAGGTATCCTCCCCGGCATCGCCTGAGCGCTCCCTGCCGCCGAGGTTCAGGCTCGACATGACCGCCTCGTAGCGGTCGAGAGGAGAGGCGCTGTGCAGACCGTCCACCCAGCCGCCCACGGCGCTGACCTGCTCGTCCTCGAAGGCGCCGATCAGCTCTGTCAGCCACTCGGGTGAGGCCGTGCAGTCGGAATCGATAAAGGCCAGGATTTCCCCGGAGGCAAATCCTGCGCCGGTGTTGCGCGCCGCCGCAGGCCCCCTTCCCACTCCCCCCGAGGTGACCAGGAGGGCGCCGAACTCCCGGGCCACGCCCGGAGTCCCGTCGCTGCTGCCGTCGTCGACGACGATGACCTCGAGCCTGTCCTCCGGATACTTCAACCGGACCAGGGACTGCAGGCAATTCCTCAATTCCCCGGCGCGGTCCTTCACCGGGATGACGACGCTCACCGAAGGGTAGGTTGCCGCCTCTCTTTCGGCAGGCAGGTCCTTTTCGACGAACCCTTTTTTGGCCAAGGCTTCGAGAGCCTTCGCTTCGGCTTCCGAGGCGGGGGAAGCCCCTTCCGACGCCATGCGCCGTACCAGGGCCAGCAGCGACGGGTTCAACCGTACCGTGCGCAGCGGCCTGGAGCTCAGCAGGAACCCGCCCTGCTCATTTTCCCTGATGCTGACGCCTTCCCTGATCCGGTAAATCATCCGCCGCTCCCGCCGATCAGCCCTTCGGCCTTGAAGATGTCGAGCAGCTTATCGGCCGCCTTCTCGGCGGATACCGAATGGACCTTGCCTTCCCTTGGCTTGATGCCTCCGGAGAGAAGGGCCAGGATCCGCTCGAAGGCGGGCAGTTCGGCATCGGGGGTGACCACCCGCCGGGGATTGGGCCGGGGGAAGAGGCATTTTTCCTTCCCCAGAACGGACCCGGCGGCTCCCAGCTCCCGTGGTGAAAGACCGAGTTCGGCGATGCCCCAGGATTCAATCGATGCTCCGATCGACCTCATCAGGGCGTCCTGTCCCGGATAACGCGGATCGCAGCACCCGTTTTCGAAGAAAACCGCGCAGGGCATCTCCGCCCGCACCCGCTGCCGGGCGCCGCGATCGCTCTTGCGCAGGACCTCCACCTCGTTCCCTTCCCTTTCCAGAGCGACGGCCCCTTTGACATAGGGAAGGTCGAGATTGGCCGCCGCCAGCGCGGGCGCCGGATCGTCGCCGCGATCGAGGAGAGCCTCTCCTGCAAAGATGAGAGCGGGGCGCAGAATCCGGATAATGCGCTGCACCACCCGCGCGGTGGCAACGTCGTCGCCTCCTTCGAAGGAGGGATTCCACACCCGCACGGCGCGTTCCGCGCCCATGGCGAGTGCCAGACGCAGATGGTCGGCAAGCCTCTCGGGACCGACGGCAACGGCCGTCACCCTTCCGCCGGCCGATTCGGCCAGGACGAGGGCCTGCTCCAGGGCGCAGAGATCCGCCGGGTTGGCGAGGCGCCGCAGCCCCCGGTCGCGAATCCCGTACCCGTCGGCCGTCAGCCTCGCCGGCGGCCGGGGATCGCAGGTTTCGCGCAGAAGAACCAGAATATCGAGAGTGTTATCAGCCATGGAAATTCCTCTTTCGATTGCGGGACTTGTAAAAACTCGGGTTTTTCAGGCTGATCAAAAATGTCCAGATGCAAGGCGCCTGAAATCCTGAGGAATAAGGCGTACCTGGAAGGTACGTCGTTGACGAAGGATGAGGGAAACGCCGCAGATGGGCGTTTTTCATCAGCCTCCTACGTCATCCGGTATGAGACCCCGAATCCGCCCCGGGGGTAGCGCCAGCGGGTAAAGGCATCCCTGGCGCAGACCACGTAGCAGGTGCCGCATTCGAGACAGCCGTCATGGACAAAGGTCATCTTCCCGTCCTCTTCCGACCAGGTGTAACAGCGCGCCGGACAGGCGTTGACACAGGCTCTCTGGTCGCACTTCTTGCAAATCTCGGTGTCGAGGACGATGTGCGGTTCGCGGTCGACGTTAAAGCTGGTGGTGTCGAAAATTTCATCGGGATTGATGTTCATAGTGCTCTCCATCCGGAATAGACATCGGCCAGCAGGTTCTTCAGGCCGACTTTTTCCCTGGCGGCCCGCAGCAGCACCTTGGTCATGGTGTCCTTGGGAGCGCCGTCGATGCGGTAAATCTCGTCCATGAGGCCGCAGACCATCTCTGGATACTGGGAATAGATGCGGTCGTTGTGCAGCATCCCGGGGGTGCGGCGGTAGAGCTTGAGGTCCTTCAGAACGTAGCTCTCTTCGAGCATCCGCCGGTAAACGGCCAGCCCGGCCCTGGAGAAGTCTTTTTTGGCGTGCGCCTCGACGGCGGCTTTGCCGGCCAGCACCCCCGACTGGGTCGCCAGGTTGATTCCCTCAAGGTTCAGGCCGGTGACGATGCACATGGCCGCGGCATCTCCGGCCACCAGGATGCCGTCGCCGACGATTTCCGGCATCATCTCGTAGCCTCCTTCGGGGACCAGATGGGCCGAATATTCGAGCAGCCGGCCGCCCCGGAGCATCTTGGCCATCTGCGGCTGCTTCATGAATGCGTTGAGGAGATCGTAGGGGGTCTTGCCGCTCTGGCTGAGGCTGCTCAGATGCAGCACCAGGCCGATCGACAGGGAGTCGTAGTTGGTGTACAGATAGCCGCCGCCGCGCACCCCCTCCGTGCAGCCCACGATCTCGTTGGAGGCCCCCTGGTCGCGCACCAGTCCGAAGCGGTCGTCGATCACCTCCTTGGGCAGGTCGACCATCGCCTTCACCCCGACCGCCTGATGGGACGGATCGAACTTGGGACGGCGCAGGCCCGCCTTCTTGGCGGTGAAGGAGAGGACCCCGTCGGCGGCGATCACCACCGGGGCTCTCAGCTCGGCGCCGTCACGCAGCATGGTGACCCCGACCACCTTCCCTTTTTCGATGACCACGTCGTCGACGGTGGAGCGGGTCAGCAGGGTCGCGCCGGCTTTCACGGCCTCTTCCGCCAGCCAGCGGTCGAAGCGGGGACGGTAGATGGTGTAGCCGTTGTAGGGGGGGCGATCCGAGGCTTCGGTGTCGAAATTGACGTTGAAGCTCGACTCGCCGGTCATGAAGGTCAGGGATTTCTTGACGATATGGCGCTCCAGGGGGGCCTGGTTCCAGAAGTCGGGAAAGGCCTCCTCCAGCGCCGTCAGGCGGTGCAGGACCCCGCCGAACATGTTCTTTTCGCCGGGGAAATCGCCCCGCTCCAGCAGCGCGACTTTGAGCCCGGCCCTTGCCATGGTCAGGGCGGCCGACGATCCGGCCGGCCCCGCGCCGACTACGATGGCGTCAAATGATTGTTTCATGCGGCACCTCCCACGGCTGATTTGACCCGCTCGACGAGCAGGGGCAGGACGTGCCGCAGATCGGCGACAAACGCCTCGTCGGAATTGGGAAAGATCGGCGCCTTGGGGTCGAGGTTGACCGCGACGATTCTCTTCGAATCCTTGATTCCTCCCAGGTGGTGCATGGAGCCCGAGATCCCCAGGGCCAAGTAGAAACGGGGAGCCACCGTCTTGCCGGTCTGCCCGACCATCCTCTCGAATCCGGCGAAGCCCAGGTCGTAAACCGGCCGGGTCACGCCGAGCGAGGCATTGAGCAGACGGGTCAGCTCCCGGACCTGTTCGAAAGTTTCCTTGTCGCAGCCGAGTCCGACACTGACCATGACCTCAGCCTCCGATACATCGACGGTCTGGGGATCGGGGGGAATGCGTTCGAGGATGCGGCTCGCCCCGGCGGCTACCGGAGCCGAAGGGCGCCACCATGCAACCTGGGCTTCGCCGCGCCGCATAGCGGGAAGCACCACCGCACTCAACACCAGCGGGCTCATGGTTAGAACCAGCGGAGACGTTCCGTCCCACACTTTCGTCTCCGCCACCTGCTCGCCGAGAACCCTCCGGCTCATCTTCAGGCCGGCCTCGTGCTCTTCGTAAGAGATCGCTTCGGTAAAAAGGGCGGCTTTCAGCTGCGAAGTCACAAGCGGCGCCAGGGTTCCCCCCAGATCATTGTGGGGAAGGAGCACCAGCGTGGCGCCGAGTTCCGATGACGCCTGGGCCAGGAGTCTGCCCTGGGCTTCCAGGCTGTCGGCGACCCCGGGGGCGCTCTCGATCAGCGTAACTTTTTGGACGCCATAGGGAGCCATTTCTTCAATGGTCTCACTTCCGGCGCCGGCAAAGCTGATCGCCGACCAGCCGCAGCCGAGCCTCCCAGCCAGCCGGGAAGCTTCCGACAGGACGCCCCTGGCGGTTTCGTCGATCTCTCCGCAGGAGAGATCGACGAAGACCAGGACCTCCCCGGGGAGGAGGGTGGAAATCCTCTCTGTCATCAGATCTCCCTCCCGATCTTGTGTCCTTCCCAGATGGCCATGTCAACCTTGCGCGGAGCCACGCAGTCGCCGATGCGATGGAGTTCCTTCACCTTCCCCTTGAGCGCGAAATAGAGTTCGTCATCGACCGCCTGTCCCATGGCCAGAACCACGGTATCGTAGCCGCCCCATTCGTCCCACTCGTTGGAGTAGACGTTGAAGCCCTTGATCGTCTTGGCGCCGGCCTCGCCGCCCACCTCCATCACCGCGATGTCCGGAGTGAAGGAAACCCCCTTCTTCAACAGCCGCTGGCGGGTCAGATAGAGATCCTGGGTTGGGCCGAGTTCGGCGCCTATGAACAGACTGGAGCAGATGATGTGCACCTGTTTTCCCTGGGTGGCGAGGTACTCGGCAGTGGCGGTGGCCCGGTGGTGTCCGTCGTAATCGATCAGGCAGACCTTCTCGCCGACCTCGACCTTCTGCTCGAGAACTTCCCATACGTTGCATACCCCGGGGCCGTCGGCGCCGCCGACCGGGTGCGGCTTGGGCCGGCTGCCGGTGGCGATGATGACCGCATCGGGATCGGCCTGAAGGATCATCTCCGGGTTCGCCTCGACCTCGAGCCGGACCGTGACCCCGGCCTTTTCGACCTGGTCCTTCTCATTGCGGATGATCACGCCGAACTCATCGCGGCCGGTTCCCTTCATCCCCGTGCGCACCTGGCCGCCGAGGGTGTCGTTGCGGTCGAGCAGGGTGACGTCGTGGCCACGCCGGCCGGCCATCTTGGCCGCCCACATGCCGGCCGGGCCGCCGCCTACCACCGTCACCTTCTTCTTCACCGGGGCCGGTTTGAGGGTCCCCTCCCCCCACTTCTTCTCATAGCCGATGGGCGGATTCTGCACGCAGCCGATGGTCTTGTTCATGCCGATGCGGCCGATGCACCCCTGGTTGCAGGCGATGCAGTAGCGGATGTCTTCGAGCCGCCCTTCCTCGGCCTTCTTCGGCAGGTAGGGGTCGCAGATCAGGGCGCGGCACATGCCGATCATGTCCGCCTGGCCGGCGGCGAGAACCTTCTCCGCCATCACCGGATCGTTGATGCGGCCGGTGCAGAAGACCGGCAGCTTGATCTTTTCGCGCACCCCCGCTGCGAGCGGAATGGTATAGCCCAGCGGGGTGTGCATCGATCCTTCGACCAGGTAGAGGTTGTAGAAAGTGGCGATGGAGAGGTCCATGAAGTCGATCAGCCCCGAGGCCTCGAAAAGAGCGCAGATCTCCTGGACCTGGGCGAGGTCGAGGCCGCCGGGAATCATTTCGTCGGCGCACATGCGGATGCCGAGGGTGAAGTCGTCGCCAACCGCCTTGCGCACCGCGGAGATGAACATCAGAGGCGCCCGCATGCGGTTCTCCAGGCTGCCGCCGAATTCGTCCGTGCGGTGGTTGGTCAGCGGCGAGAGGAACTGACGGGCCAGGCTCGAGTGGCCGAACTGCAGCTCCACCCCGTCGAAGCCCCCCTGTCGGACATGCTCGGCGCTGAGGGCGAAGTAGCGGGCGACCTCCTCGATATCCTCGGCCTCCATCTCCTTGGGGGTCTCGCGGAACAGCACGTCGGGGACCGGCGAAGGGGCCCAGACCGGCAGCCGCGAGAGACTGCCGTCCCCCTGCTGGCCGTTGTGGTTGAGCTGGGCGAAAATCTTGGAATCGAACTGGTGAACGTAGTCGGTGACCTTCCTGAACCCGGGAACGACCTCGGCATGATAGACGTCGATCAGCTTCTCGTAGGCCATGTCGGTGGGATGGACCGTCAGCTCCTCGGTGATGATGAGGCCGGCGCCCCCCTTGGCCCGCTCCCCCCAGTAGTACATCTGGCGTTCGCTGGGCAGGTTTTTCTCCGCCAGGTTGGTCAGGTGCGGCTGGAAGGAGATGCGGTTCTTCACTTCCACTTTGCCGAGTTTCATGGGCGAGAACAGATTCGGGAACATCATGGCTGGATCTCCTGGTTTCCTATTATTTCCCTCTCCCCGAGGGAGAGGGTCAGGGTGAGGGGGTTC
The Desulfuromonas sp. TF genome window above contains:
- the mftF gene encoding mycofactocin biosynthesis glycosyltransferase MftF (Members of this protein family, MftF, are glycosyltransferases, members of PF00535 (glycosyl transferase family 2). The encoding gene is found as part of the mycofactocin cassette, in Mycobacterium tuberculosis, many other Actinobacteria, and occasional members of other lineages. Mycofactocin itself, a putative redox carrier, is a heavily modified derivative of the C-terminal Val-Tyr dipeptide of the mycofactocin precursor MftA (TIGR03969).), which gives rise to MIYRIREGVSIRENEQGGFLLSSRPLRTVRLNPSLLALVRRMASEGASPASEAEAKALEALAKKGFVEKDLPAEREAATYPSVSVVIPVKDRAGELRNCLQSLVRLKYPEDRLEVIVVDDGSSDGTPGVAREFGALLVTSGGVGRGPAAARNTGAGFASGEILAFIDSDCTASPEWLTELIGAFEDEQVSAVGGWVDGLHSASPLDRYEAVMSSLNLGGRERSGDAGEDTFYLPSCNLLVRRSAFASLGGFRQELRVGEDVDLTWRMRDAGGRIVYLPRGRVWHEHRSRLKAFMKRRFEYGTSEGMLQNLHPLRQKKMVFPPVLALIVGLLASGIVLLNGLPLAAAVALLLSDAALAHRRIARQGIPLSYGEVLLARGRAAASLAYYAGYHLLRYYLLPLSLMIALFPSLGIPAAAVFLWVGGVDYHVRRPKLLVPFFFFYYLLEQLAYGGGVLWGCIRQGSFASYRMRISPAVV
- a CDS encoding radical SAM protein, with translation MPIRPEAERSAVETLRRAGLKLPKTLFLAISGDCNLHCAHCLVESPRPGHVPVAEVRRVVEEFLALGGEEICLTGGEPLTRPDWFDLVSDLCRQPSLRSLRLQTNATLLTHRDADALRSLRFEGLSFQISLEGGTPATHDEIRGEGAFAAALAGLDCLVESGFGRKITINFTEMRHNMAEIPGLLYLADWFGVKEVVGSTLVSHGRASGSPFQPPLPSQYTDLLDRYRHDAEFRKLYDKLGRFSAIEWWLGRDQGTSGCCSFVETLYLTADGRLFPCALLHSEAFAAPGAFERPLSETIAKAVPLWSGLLEACRHRAETIETCRGCPAKGHCGGGCPARALLVHGDLSSPEDRCELRKAVFGWRPHGEEAE
- a CDS encoding HesA/MoeB/ThiF family protein, whose protein sequence is MVREFLAEHADGDLLPWLRQAEAMARFDLSCPAVEEAALEAGYLPARYQRNRHMISLPQQLKLFRSKAAVVGCGGLGGYILEELARLGVGRITAIDPDVFEEHNLNRQLLSSVENLGQAKVDAAEARIRQINPAVRLLPVREAFSRENGANLFDGMDVVIDAVDSIPVRLELAEVCDRLKIPLVHGAIAGWYGHITTVYPGEDSVAKIYRHFKGGKGIEQKLGNPSFTPAVVASLEAAEACKVLLGEGTLLRNRKLSINLHDMEIEEVTF
- a CDS encoding aldehyde ferredoxin oxidoreductase family protein; translation: MDKIVRIDMGAKGGPKITTEPVGEYAGLGGRATTSLIINKEVHPLCHPLGAENKLVIAPGMLSGSTGAMTGRLSVGCKSPLTGTIKESNAGGQAAQVLARIGYAAIILEGKPEGDDLYKIIVNKDGVKVEVDNSLKLLDNYPTVAKLREQYGDKVAYMSIGSAGERLLLGSSIACTDPELRPTRHCGRGGVGAVMGSKKVKAIILDDAGMKHRAPKDPEKYRDANRKFVEGLRKHPVTGEGLPAYGTNVLTNVLNEAGGYPTYNFKTGVFPTGAKLSGEALAELEIKRGGTATHGCHRGCVIQCSGIYNDKDGHYLTKQPEYETVWAHGGNCGIDDLDTVAKLDFMDDNIGLDTIEMGATIGVAMDAGLIEFGDKEGAIRLMEEVGKGTPLGRILGCGAGITGKVFGVEKVPVVKNQAIPAYDPRPIQGIGVTYATTTMGADHTAGYAIATNILKVGGDVDPLKTEGQVELSRNLQIATAAIDSTGMCLFIAFAIMDQPETFQALLDMLNAFYGTELTADGVVDLGKKVLSAERDFNKRAGFSKEDDRLPRFFYTDPIAPHNQVFSMKDEELDEVFNW
- a CDS encoding MoaD/ThiS family protein, which produces MEITVKLFATFRTGRFTLENREYPEGTTVRQIVRELEIPESELGILLVNSRHVDLERIMADGETLAIFPLLGGG